A window of Pseudomonas monteilii contains these coding sequences:
- a CDS encoding amino acid ABC transporter substrate-binding protein, whose protein sequence is MSRPTLLSFKAFIVSASLCGALLTQAAAQAAETSLWQDVQKAGVLRCGAAVAAPYVMRDVKTGDYSGYFVDLCRDFGEKVLKVKVAFVDTNWDNLVAGLQSNKWDLAMALNQTPERALAVGFTVPATDYQVSLLVNKANPKVAQATDDIATLDKPDVTFAVMSGTAQDKAISSVVRNAKIMRLPGMDEARLAVMSKRADVLVDASDTNHLFALANPDWTREILPKPALAKQGVSFGVRRDISAADLEVLNIYLRQRRDTGEIQQLVDKASTQANAAK, encoded by the coding sequence ATGTCTCGTCCAACGCTGTTGTCCTTCAAAGCCTTTATCGTCAGTGCCAGCCTGTGTGGCGCGCTGCTCACTCAGGCGGCTGCTCAAGCCGCTGAAACTTCTCTATGGCAGGACGTGCAGAAAGCAGGCGTGCTTCGCTGCGGCGCAGCGGTGGCTGCGCCCTATGTCATGCGTGATGTGAAAACGGGTGACTACAGCGGTTATTTCGTGGACCTCTGCCGCGACTTCGGCGAGAAGGTGCTGAAGGTCAAGGTCGCCTTCGTGGACACGAACTGGGACAACCTGGTGGCCGGGCTGCAGAGCAACAAATGGGATTTGGCAATGGCCCTCAACCAGACCCCCGAACGCGCGCTGGCCGTGGGTTTCACGGTACCGGCCACCGATTATCAGGTGTCTCTGCTGGTGAACAAGGCCAACCCCAAAGTGGCGCAAGCAACGGACGACATCGCCACACTGGACAAGCCGGACGTCACCTTTGCGGTCATGTCCGGCACCGCCCAGGACAAGGCCATCTCTTCCGTGGTGCGCAACGCAAAGATCATGCGCTTGCCTGGCATGGACGAGGCGCGTCTCGCCGTGATGTCCAAGCGCGCCGACGTGCTGGTCGATGCCAGCGACACGAATCACTTGTTCGCACTGGCCAACCCTGACTGGACCCGCGAAATCCTTCCGAAACCGGCATTGGCCAAGCAGGGCGTCTCGTTTGGCGTGCGCCGCGACATCTCGGCTGCGGATCTTGAAGTGCTCAACATCTACCTGCGCCAGCGCCGCGACACCGGGGAGATCCAGCAACTGGTCGACAAGGCGTCGACGCAGGCGAACGCCGCCAAATAA
- a CDS encoding phosphoenolpyruvate synthase (catalyzes the formation of phosphoenolpyruvate from pyruvate), with protein sequence MMRSVTRTGESTRTEYVVSLETLGVHDVEHVGGKNASLGEMISNLAGAGVSVPGGFATTAQAYRDFLEQSGLNDRIHAALDALDVDDIAALTQTGAQIRQWVMDAEFPPRLDAEIRSAFAEMAGGNDNMAVAVRSSATAEDLPDASFAGQQETFLNIRGVDNVIRAAKEVFASLFNDRAIAYRVHQGFDHKLVALSAGVQRMVRSETGTAGVMFTLDTESGFRDVVFITGAYGLGETVVQGAVNPDEFYVHKATLQAGRPAILRRNLGSKAIKMIYGDEAKAGRSVKTVDVDRAERARFCLSDAEVAELAKQAMIIEQHYQRPMDIEWAKDGDDGQLYIVQARPETVKSRSSANVMERYLLKEKGTVLVEGRAIGQRIGAGKVRVIKDVSEMDKVQPGDVLVSDMTDPDWEPVMKRASAIVTNRGGRTCHAAIIARELGIPAVVGCGNATQLLKDGQGVTVSCAEGDTGYIFEGELGFDIKQNSVDAMPELPFKIMMNVGNPDRAFDFAQLPNAGVGLARLEFIINRMIGVHPKALLNYAGLPPELKDSVDKRIAGYDDPVGFYVEKLVEGISTLAAAFYPKKVIVRLSDFKSNEYANLIGGKLYEPEEENPMLGFRGASRYISEAFRDCFELECRALKRVRNEMGLTNVEIMVPFVRTLGEASQVVDLLAENGLARGDNGLRVIMMCELPSNALLADEFLEYFDGFSIGSNDLTQLTLGLDRDSGIIAHLFDERNPAVKKLLANAIAACNKAGKYIGICGQGPSDHPDLAKWLMEQGIDSVSLNPDSVIETWLFLADTQR encoded by the coding sequence ATGATGCGATCTGTAACACGTACCGGAGAATCGACTAGGACGGAATACGTGGTGTCCCTCGAGACGCTCGGCGTCCATGATGTGGAGCACGTAGGGGGCAAGAACGCATCCCTCGGCGAGATGATCAGCAACCTCGCCGGCGCCGGCGTCTCGGTGCCGGGCGGCTTCGCCACTACGGCTCAAGCCTACCGCGACTTTCTCGAGCAGAGTGGCCTGAACGACCGTATCCACGCTGCCCTGGATGCCCTGGACGTCGACGACATCGCCGCGCTGACTCAGACCGGCGCGCAGATCCGCCAGTGGGTCATGGACGCCGAGTTCCCGCCTCGCCTGGACGCCGAGATCCGCAGCGCCTTCGCCGAGATGGCCGGCGGCAACGACAACATGGCCGTCGCCGTGCGCTCCTCGGCCACCGCCGAAGACCTGCCGGACGCCTCGTTCGCAGGGCAGCAGGAGACCTTCCTCAACATCCGTGGCGTGGACAACGTGATCCGCGCCGCCAAGGAAGTCTTCGCCTCGCTGTTCAACGACCGCGCCATCGCCTACCGCGTGCACCAGGGCTTCGACCACAAGCTGGTGGCCCTGTCCGCCGGCGTGCAGCGCATGGTCCGCTCGGAAACCGGCACCGCCGGGGTGATGTTCACCCTCGACACCGAGTCGGGCTTCCGTGACGTGGTGTTCATCACCGGCGCCTACGGCCTGGGCGAAACCGTGGTCCAGGGCGCGGTCAACCCGGACGAATTCTACGTGCACAAGGCCACCCTGCAGGCCGGGCGTCCGGCGATCCTGCGCCGCAACCTGGGCAGCAAGGCGATCAAGATGATCTACGGCGACGAAGCCAAGGCCGGTCGCTCGGTCAAGACCGTCGACGTCGACCGCGCCGAGCGCGCGCGCTTCTGCCTGAGCGACGCCGAAGTCGCGGAGCTGGCCAAGCAAGCGATGATCATCGAGCAGCACTACCAGCGGCCGATGGACATCGAGTGGGCCAAGGACGGTGACGACGGCCAGCTGTACATCGTCCAGGCGCGTCCTGAGACGGTGAAGAGCCGCTCCAGCGCCAACGTCATGGAACGCTACCTGCTCAAAGAGAAGGGCACCGTGCTGGTCGAAGGCCGGGCCATCGGCCAGCGCATCGGCGCCGGCAAGGTGCGGGTGATCAAGGACGTTTCCGAGATGGACAAGGTCCAGCCAGGCGACGTGCTGGTCTCGGACATGACCGACCCGGACTGGGAACCGGTGATGAAGCGCGCCAGCGCCATCGTCACCAACCGCGGCGGGCGCACCTGCCACGCGGCGATCATCGCCCGCGAGCTGGGCATCCCGGCGGTGGTGGGCTGCGGCAACGCCACCCAGCTGCTCAAGGACGGCCAGGGCGTGACCGTGTCCTGCGCCGAAGGCGACACCGGCTACATCTTCGAAGGCGAGTTGGGCTTCGACATCAAGCAGAACTCGGTCGATGCCATGCCCGAGCTGCCGTTCAAGATCATGATGAACGTCGGCAACCCCGACCGGGCCTTCGACTTCGCCCAGCTGCCCAACGCCGGAGTCGGCCTGGCGCGCCTGGAGTTCATCATCAACCGCATGATCGGCGTGCACCCCAAGGCGCTGCTGAACTACGCCGGTCTGCCGCCGGAGCTCAAGGACAGCGTCGACAAGCGCATCGCCGGCTACGACGACCCGGTGGGCTTCTACGTCGAGAAACTGGTCGAGGGCATCAGCACCCTGGCCGCGGCCTTCTACCCGAAGAAGGTCATCGTGCGCCTGTCGGACTTCAAGTCCAACGAGTACGCCAACCTAATCGGCGGCAAGCTCTACGAGCCGGAAGAAGAAAACCCGATGCTGGGCTTCCGCGGCGCCTCGCGCTACATCAGCGAGGCGTTCCGCGACTGCTTCGAGCTCGAATGCCGGGCGCTCAAGCGCGTGCGCAACGAGATGGGCCTGACCAACGTCGAGATCATGGTGCCGTTCGTGCGCACCCTGGGCGAGGCCAGCCAGGTGGTCGACCTGCTCGCCGAGAACGGCCTGGCCCGTGGTGACAACGGCCTGCGCGTGATCATGATGTGCGAGCTGCCGTCCAACGCGCTGCTGGCCGATGAGTTCCTCGAGTACTTCGACGGCTTCTCCATCGGCTCCAACGACCTGACCCAGCTGACCCTGGGCCTGGACCGCGATTCGGGTATCATTGCGCACCTGTTCGACGAGCGAAATCCTGCGGTGAAGAAGCTGCTGGCCAATGCCATCGCCGCGTGCAACAAGGCCGGCAAGTACATCGGCATCTGCGGCCAGGGGCCTTCGGATCATCCGGACCTGGCCAAGTGGCTGATGGAACAGGGTATCGACAGTGTGTCGCTGAACCCGGACTCGGTGATCGAAACCTGGCTGTTCCTGGCTGACACTCAGCGCTAG
- a CDS encoding GABA permease, giving the protein MSNNSLAPGLKQRHVTMLSIAGVIGAGLFVFSGHAIAQAGPAALLAYLFTGALVVLVMRMLGEMAVASPDTGSFSTYADRAIGPWAGFSIGWLYWWFWVLAIPLEAIAAANIINAWVPGIPTWVIASAVILLLTGSNFFSVARYGEFEFWFGLVKIVAILAFIALCAAALLGVLPDREVSGLGQLMALHGGFAPNGAGAIVGAMLTTMFSFIGAEVVTIAAAESRNPARQITRATRSVVWRICVFYLLSIVMILSIVPWNDPRLPQVGSFQRALEIMHIPNAKLLMDIVVLLAVASCMNSQVYTGSRMLYSLARRGDAPRVLTRVNLAKVPVAAVACTTVLGVLATFINYFAPEHVFKFLLSTSGAVALLVYLVIAISQLRLRKKVLAAGDALGFRMWLFPWLTWAVILFIGGALISMFFIDAYRSEITATGLLAIVIVCLGLMNTRKASHLPLERVQHKAPVAE; this is encoded by the coding sequence ATGTCCAACAACTCACTTGCACCGGGCCTGAAACAGCGCCATGTCACCATGTTGTCGATCGCTGGCGTGATCGGCGCCGGGTTATTCGTCTTTTCTGGTCATGCGATCGCCCAGGCAGGGCCGGCGGCACTGCTGGCCTACCTCTTCACCGGCGCCCTGGTGGTGCTGGTGATGCGCATGCTGGGCGAAATGGCGGTGGCCTCTCCTGACACCGGCTCATTCTCCACCTATGCCGACCGCGCCATCGGGCCGTGGGCAGGATTCAGCATCGGCTGGCTGTACTGGTGGTTCTGGGTACTGGCGATCCCCCTGGAAGCCATTGCCGCGGCGAACATCATCAACGCCTGGGTACCGGGCATACCGACCTGGGTGATTGCCTCGGCGGTGATTCTGCTGTTGACCGGCTCCAATTTCTTCAGCGTGGCGCGCTATGGCGAATTCGAGTTCTGGTTCGGCCTAGTGAAGATCGTCGCCATCCTCGCCTTCATCGCCTTGTGCGCGGCTGCACTGCTGGGGGTGTTGCCGGACCGCGAGGTCAGTGGCCTCGGGCAACTGATGGCGCTGCATGGCGGTTTCGCGCCCAATGGGGCGGGTGCGATCGTCGGCGCCATGCTCACGACGATGTTCAGTTTCATCGGCGCCGAAGTGGTCACCATCGCCGCTGCCGAGTCGAGGAACCCGGCCCGGCAGATCACTCGCGCCACCCGTTCGGTCGTCTGGCGAATCTGCGTGTTCTACCTGCTGTCGATCGTCATGATTCTGTCCATCGTGCCGTGGAACGACCCGCGCCTGCCGCAAGTGGGCTCGTTCCAGCGCGCCCTGGAAATCATGCACATCCCCAATGCCAAGCTGTTGATGGACATCGTAGTACTGCTGGCGGTCGCCAGTTGCATGAACTCCCAGGTCTATACCGGCTCCCGAATGCTCTACTCGCTGGCCAGGCGCGGTGATGCACCGCGCGTTCTGACGCGCGTCAACCTCGCCAAGGTGCCCGTTGCGGCGGTGGCCTGCACCACCGTGCTGGGGGTATTGGCCACCTTCATCAATTACTTCGCCCCTGAACACGTGTTCAAGTTCCTGCTCTCCACATCGGGCGCCGTGGCACTGCTGGTGTACCTGGTGATCGCCATCTCGCAGTTGCGCCTGCGCAAAAAGGTGCTTGCCGCCGGAGACGCGCTGGGCTTTCGGATGTGGTTGTTCCCGTGGCTGACCTGGGCAGTGATCCTGTTCATCGGCGGCGCCTTGATCAGCATGTTCTTCATCGACGCCTACCGTTCGGAAATCACCGCCACGGGCCTGCTGGCCATCGTGATCGTCTGCCTGGGCCTGATGAACACCCGCAAGGCGTCGCACCTTCCCCTTGAACGCGTACAACACAAGGCTCCCGTAGCAGAATGA
- a CDS encoding epimerase: MSDTKGPLAGQTVLVTGASGGIGAAIVEQLAAEGARPVIHYSRDAQGAQYLLDRIGGNGWIVQGDLSDAYGPERLWSAALEVSGGRIHGLINNAGIRTEIPLEAPSTEWRDAWRREFQVNFFAAADLCREAVAHYRDQGGGRIINMASRAAQRGYTAGALPYGSSKAALINLTKSLARSVAGDGIVAVAIAPGWVRTDMAEQFIAQHGEAAAVADIPVGRMASPAEIAELVAFTLRPSQASLNGATLDVNGGSYIR; encoded by the coding sequence ATGAGTGACACGAAAGGCCCGCTCGCGGGGCAGACCGTCTTGGTGACCGGGGCATCGGGAGGCATCGGCGCTGCCATCGTCGAGCAGTTGGCAGCCGAAGGCGCTCGTCCCGTCATCCACTACAGCCGTGACGCACAAGGTGCCCAGTACCTGTTGGACCGAATCGGAGGCAATGGCTGGATCGTGCAAGGCGACCTCAGCGATGCCTACGGCCCTGAGCGCTTGTGGAGCGCTGCCCTCGAGGTGAGCGGCGGGCGGATTCACGGGCTCATCAACAACGCCGGCATCCGCACGGAGATACCGCTCGAGGCACCGTCTACCGAATGGCGTGACGCGTGGCGTCGCGAGTTCCAGGTCAATTTCTTCGCCGCGGCCGATCTCTGCCGTGAGGCGGTTGCCCACTACCGTGACCAAGGAGGCGGGCGCATCATCAATATGGCCAGTCGCGCGGCTCAACGGGGTTACACCGCTGGCGCGCTGCCCTACGGTTCGAGCAAGGCCGCGCTGATCAACCTGACCAAGTCCCTCGCGCGCAGTGTCGCCGGTGACGGTATCGTGGCGGTAGCGATTGCGCCTGGGTGGGTGCGCACGGACATGGCCGAACAGTTCATCGCCCAGCATGGGGAAGCGGCGGCCGTTGCCGATATTCCCGTAGGGCGCATGGCGAGTCCTGCCGAGATCGCTGAGTTGGTCGCATTCACGCTGCGCCCCTCCCAGGCGTCGCTGAACGGCGCCACGCTGGATGTCAATGGAGGGAGTTATATCCGTTGA